In the genome of Arachis hypogaea cultivar Tifrunner chromosome 9, arahy.Tifrunner.gnm2.J5K5, whole genome shotgun sequence, the window tcttttagtcttCTTTtgttatcattatcatcatctttgtcgtcttcaactttttcttttcctataaATGTTAAGAAAATTagaatacataaattttgattcatAACACGTAAATTTTGAtacataacacataaattttagtaTACAATATAAAAACTTTTTGAAGGATCACATGTCTAAAGCATTGACACCTAATTAATGAAAATATACAATACATAAATTTTGGTATACAGTACAAAAATTTTGACATatagtacataaattttgatgtgCAGTACACAAATTTTTGAAGAACCATATATTCATAATATAGACTCACCTAACAAGTaacaaacaaaatatatttgCAGTAAAATTTGTGTGCTATGTGCAAAAAATTGTATATCATATGCAAAAATTTCTATACTATACCAATGAAATACGTacaacacataaattttagtGTACAGTACAAATTTTGTacataatacaaatttttatgttTAACATAAAACTTTTTTGAGGATTATATATCCAAAATATTGACTCACCTAATTAGTAAAATATATTCGCAACAAAATTTTGTatgttatataaataattttattatgtacaaatttttatatgttgtatttcaaaaatttatatatattatcaataaatttttgtgttatccaactaaaaaaaattatgtgctaaaaaaatgcaaacaaaaaatgatacatatattcattttttttcaatgaaattaTAATAACTTAAATTGAAGTTAATTACAAAAATACTTATACATGTATAACATCACTCGTTTGGATAAAATGCTATTTTCTTGATTTCTTAGCTGAATTATAATAGTACATAGATTAAAATTTaatgaatattaatataataatttaaaattcaattcaattttaaaaaaatattttagatatttctttAAATAACACCAACACAACAACttcaaattaatataatattataaatggaacctatatttaacattcttttatttatgttgtttTAGAAAACCTTTAgagacatttttattttaatttctcttctcATTCTATTCTTTTCAGTTTTTTCTAAAATGATCTTACAATGCACTTGCTTGCGGCTCATTTTCTCAAACAGTACACTAAAAGAATAACTCGTGTTACCCTTATaccttatatatttatataattattgtagtaataaaaaattaaaaatattaatttaatatttaccaagatattttaagtttattaattattacacaAAAGTTATAATCATATTGAattaagttaaaaataataaatttaaagtaaCTTTTAAATTATGGGAGAGGTTATTGCTTCATctcctttcattttatttaactttatttatctaatacatctttttttttaaatgcacaaCTCTACAAGAtaaaattacattttaatttgtAGTTTCTGCTTTGTAAGTTTTGTTTATGTTATTGATAAACAATATATGGAggcatattaattttattaaaattaaaaataaattaaaatcaaatcattattattatcaatattatttcatcattaaaatattttaaataatattaaaattcttGATCAAACAACGGTAAAATAAAATCACTAAATTTTTATAAAGATTCAGTAAATAAATATATCCATTATCCAATTACATTTTACCGTTGTGTATTTATAAAAAGCTAAAGAAATTATTATATAATCATATAGCATTATCAATTTTTAGATTAATCGTTTATAAATACGTCTATATGTACTTTAATATTGAAAAAAAGTTTTAATAGGTTAGTACCAAAAGAttataacattatatatatatatatatatatatatatatatatatatatatatatatatatatgattttaatgttataattaaacACTAGGTGGTATAATATtggatattataatattttagtttttttattgcaattttttaaattatatatttaaatcttTTGGTTATCCTTCtttaaagattaaaataataatatttttatagtattcagattaaatatgaatttaaatattatttattgacttttcaacaataaaaatattactgAGTGCTCTGTTAGAGTTTCTTAGTGCTCTGTTAGGATTTCTTAACGGAGTTCATATTGCCGTCAAGGCTACATTGTCAACGTCAATTAAATCTCAATACAAGTTTCCGTAATCTACATGGCTGAGACAACGAGGGATGAAGATCGGACCGAGGAAGACAACCGGAAAGGAGGTAGGAATGTGATTCTACTGGAAGAGGCAGACATATCAGAAGGTATTAACGCTTGCTCCAATAGTCTCTTTGGCAGACTCTTTACTTCCAAAACCTTCTCAATTGGAACCATGGGGAATGCTTTAAAGGCTATATGGGGAAACCCAGAAGGATTTAGCGTGAGCGATAAAGGGGATAATTCCTTccaattcttttttaataaagaagtgGATGTCTTGCGTGTTGAACGTGGTTCTCCATGGCTATTCAAAGATTACGTGCTCCATGTCAAGAGATGGAAGGAAGATTAGAACTGTGATGAAGAGATTATTTCCAATTTTCCAGTTTGGGTTCAATTTTGGGGTTTGCCAAAATCGTTTAAAACCCTCGAAGTTGGACGTAAGTTAGGAGAAAAATTGGGCATAGTGTTGGAGGTAGGTAAATTTCAGATGCGAGGCAGAGAAACTAGGATTGTGAAGACCAAAATCAATATTGATGCTGTCAGGCAAGCGAGAGATCAGTTAATAGTGGTAGGACCTAATAAAAAGGAGGTAGAAGTGGCACTGCGCTATGAGAGACTTGGAAAGTTCTGTACCTATTGCGCAAAATTGGGGCACGAGGTGAAAAACTGCCATGATCTGCTGAAGGACACAGAGAGTGATATGGTAAAAGAGGATGACATTGGCGAATGGGTTAAAGCCAACCAAGTGGGAATGCGAATCTACTCTGAAGGAGAAAGAGCATTTAACAACTCAACCCAAAACCAGAATAAGGACACTCAACGTAAGAAAAAACCGGTCTTAAACTGCTTATTGGAAGAATTTACAGGGATGTCAATGCAAGAAGGGAAACAAAGTTTGAAACCACAAGACACTGGTAATAGGGCAGCACCTGAGTCACCTCAATCAGCCAATTCTAGAACAGAATGCATGGAGGTTATCATAGCTGGTCAGTCCAATACCAATGAGGATGAAGGGCAGCTTATGCAATTCGCTATTGAGCAGTATCTCACCACAGATAAAGGTAGGAAGTGGAAAAGGTTAGCAAGACAAGGTGCTGCAGAGCCAGATACTAAAAGTGAACCCAAAAAAAGGTTGATGAGTGGTATAGctgaaggatctacaaagaaagcaagaatagaggATGAAAATGCAGTTAAAGAGATGGTGGAAGTTGCCAGCCTACAAATGGCACCTAAGGCGCCATGAAAACTATAGTTTGAAATTGTCGGGGTTTGGAGAGACCCCTGACAATTCACACCTTAAAAGGGATCTGTAAATCCCACTCCACCGAGATTGTGTTTATAAGTGAAACAAATAACCAATCTCGACAGGTGGAAGCAAAACTTCGGGTATGCGACTACGAAAACTGGCATATTGTTAACCCGACAGGAGTGGCAGGAGGACTTGTGCTAGCTTGGAAAGACAGCATCAGTGTTCAAATTATTAGCAGTGGAGAATTCTTTGTGGCAGCCAAAATTAAGGAAGTCGGAAGTAGTGAGGTATGGGCGTTCATTGGTGTCCATTTGAGTTGTTCGGAACAAATTCGATCCTTACAGTTTGAGGAGCTTACAACAATGAGCCAACACTTGGAAGGAAAAGTGGTAATAGCAGGCGATTTTAACGCTATAACAAGCCAAGCAGAAAAGGAGAGTAGAGGCCAAAAATCAGCAACCACCATTGCAACATTCACTAATTTTATTGACAGTAACGAATTAGTGGATATTGGAATGGTAGGGCACCCTTTCCCGTGGACAAATCGAAGACAAGGAGAGGATTTGGTGAAGGAGAGGCTTGACCACTATTTAGTTGGGATGGAATGGAAGTTGAAGTTTCCGAATGCAGTGGTGCACAGGCTCACAGAGTCAGGCTCGGATCATGCTCCACTTTTGATGGAAACCGAACCTCAATCCTGGCATAGTAAAAGGCAGTTTAAATACTAGGAACGTTGGTGTGGAGAAGAGGATGTCAAGAGAATTGTCAGTGAAGTGTGGAGAATGGAAGTTGTAGGCTCAGCTATGTTCTCCTTGGCCCAAAAGTTTAAAGTTTGTAGACATAGACTAGTTCAATGGCAGAAAACTCACAAAGCAAACTCTCGAAAAGAAATTGAGGACCTTCAAGCTAAACTAGAGGAGTTGCGGGTGGCTGGAATCAATGGGGGAGAGGAGGTTACCAGTTTGGAGAAGAAGTTGGAGCTggcatatttgaaagaagagagctATTGGCGAGAAAAATCTAGAGTCAAGTGGATAAAAGAAGGAGATCAGAACACTAGATTCTTTCACCAGAAATTTCAATCAAGGATGCGAAGGAACATAATTTGGAGATTAGTGGGGAGGGACAATGAGATTGCATCGAAACCGGAGGATATTGCAAAGATAGCTGAAGACTACTTTTGcgatatttttacttcttcttgTTCGGCTGATATGAATCCATACTTAGAGGATTTGGAGCCAAAGGTTACACCTTCCATAAACCGTAGGCTCCAAAGGCTAATAACTATGGATGAGGTCAAAAGAGCTACATTTAGTGTTCACGCTCAGAGTGCTCCTGGTGATGACAGGTTTACAGCtaagttttttcactttttttgggATATAGTTGGAGGTGACGTTTTTAAGGAAGTAAGAAGTTTCTTTTACAGTGGCAGAATTCTAAAAAGCTTCAATCATactcaaatttgtttgattccaaaggTGCCAGATGCCAATGACATGACTCAGGTATGACCGATCAGCTTGTCTTCAGTTAtgtttaaaattatttctaaagtcATGGTGCATCgattacaaggtattatgaataaaattataagcCCAAATCAGAGTGCGTTTCTCAAAGGTAGACTCATTTCAGATAATATCCTAATTGCCCACAAATGTATGcactatttgaaaaataagagaagtggGGCAGAGCATGAGATGGCTATTAAACTAGACATGAGCAAGGCTTATGATAGGGTCGAATGGAATTTTTTATGGTATATTATGGATAAGCTGGGTTTTGATGCTAAATGGATTAACTGGACTAAGGAATTGGTAACGACTGTTTCTTACTCTGTCGTTGTGGAAGGTCAACCTTTTGGCTATTTTAGGCCAAATAGGGGCATCCGACAGGGTGACCCCCTATCTccatatctctttcttttttgtgcagaagggctttccttcttgctacacaaggcagagcaAAACAGATTAATTCAAGGAGTTCAAGTTAATCGGAGATGCCAAACAGTTAATCACCTTTTGTTTGCTGATGATTCAATCCTTTTTTGCAAGAGTGCACCTAATACAAGCCAAAGTATTCTAGAATTGCTAGAGATCTATGAGGATTTCAGTGGGCAAAAAGTCAATCTGAATAAGTCAGCTATCTTTTTCAGTCACAACACACCTCAGAACACAAGACTAGCAATTGCTCAGACACTAAATATTGAACATATCGGAGCACAAGACAAATACCTGGGACTGccctctatagttcaaaaatcaaagaaagcaaccTTTGGAGCTATCAAAGATAAAGTTCAGAAGAGGATTATGGGTTGGAAAAGAAGTCTATTGTCATCAGGTGGTAGGCACACGCTATTGAGAGCGGTGGGGGAGGCGatttctatttatacactctcttgttTCAAGCTCCCGGACATGCTGTTGACTGAGATTCATAGCATGCTCTCGCAATTTTGGTGGGGTCAAAAAGGCGCAGAACGAAGAATGGTTTGGATTAAATGGGACACAATGACGAGACCGAAGAAAGATGGAGGGCTGGGGATCAAGGACCTAAGGGCGCAAAATTTGGCTTTATTGGGAAAACAATGTTGGCGTCTAATGAAATACCCTAATTCTACTCTATCAAGAATGGTCAAAGCTAAATATTTCAGATATACAGATTTCCTACATGCAGAGATAGGAAGCGTACCGTCGTAGGGCTGGAGAAGTATTCTTGAAGGGCGCAAGGTGATCAAGAAAGGCTTGTTATGGAAAATAGGCTCTGGCACTAATGTTCGCATCTTCCATGACCCCTGGCTCCCACCACCAATGCCCTTTAATGTCCCTCAAAATGCACTCACAATCCCACCAGATCTGCAAGTGTATTACGTTAGTGCGTTACTAAATCCTGATAGAAGCTGGAATAGAAATCTGATTGAGTCGATTTTTCCAGTTGatatatgcaataaaattttttcaatcaaaccaacagaAGAGGAGGATGAAGTTAATTGGTGCTGGACAAAATCTGGTATATATGAAGTTGGGTCAGGATACAAAATTGCTTATAGATTCTTTCATTCTCCTACTTCATTGAGGCCCTAGAACATACACAACAGAGTTTGGAATAGCATTTGGGAGTTGAAATTACcacataaaattaagatttttctatGGAAAAGTCTTCATGAAAAGCTTCCAGTGTTGCAACAAGTCCACAGCCGGTTCGCATCCACTCCTGCCACTTGTCCAAGATGCATGTTGAAGGCtgaatcaatttctcatgctttGTTCCAATGCCCCATATCTTCAATAATATGGAGACTAAGCTTAATAACCCCTGActtatggatgagagaagaaGAGACATTTTTCAATTGGTGGCAACGAGTCTTATCCTGGGCAGCGGCTCAATTAGACGGTAGACAAAAGACCCTCCTCATAGCGGCACTGTGTTGGAGCACTTGGAAAGCGAGGAATCGGTTTGTTTTTGAGAAGGTAATAAGCCCGGCACCAGAGATAGTGAAAGAAGTCAGCAATTTAGTGCGTGAACTCGTGAGACATACCTGATAGATGATGCTAATTTTCTTTACTCTTACTTTACTCTTCTTTAAGCTCTTAGTTTTTCAGTCACAGTTGATGATAAATAGAAATACCCAATTCTTTTGTACTTCTTTATggaaacacttttattttatattaataaaataacatttatctttaaaaaaaaataaaaatgttataataaaaatataaaaatgtattaaaTAACTGCTTCTTTAATTTGAGTTATTCATTTGTGTAAGAAGGAATACactaaaaaaaaacatataaaaatcaaatgaaaatggtGTGACAATAATAGCCTCTCCTTTATATTATACTAATAAGCTTTTAATGTTTTTACTGGGGAAGAAAAAGTAtttaatgtttatatatataaaaaaatattttagaaaaaattgatAAAGTGGTAATTGAGTAGAAATGACAACATCCATTATATTTCTCTTAAAATGTTTACCTAgactatttaatttcttttttcaagTTACACTATCATGCTATCAAACATTGCTCgtaattttttagatattatcaAACATGAACATTTTATTAAGTTGTTATATTCGTGTATCGTCTATATTTTAGATACCACATCTATTAATATTTGTCTAATAgacatattttttttgtataattatattttaataaaacataatttttttaaacatatttaaataCACTTAAATATCATTATGTATcaacatatttaattttattcttaatatatattcttaaaaaaaatttagaaatcgtacatattattatttattaaaataaaaaatatgttaaatactttatataattaaaaaaataataaaaataactaaaaaaatttatattttaatattaataaaatattattataatttatctaaaaaatattttatattttatatatatgtcataTTTTtccattttataaaaatttaaaatttatgtatctGTTTTGTGTCATGTCGTATATATCTCGTATCCATGACAACGTCTCTACACTGTAGGTATATAGAGACACTCTTTTTTAAatgcattttaattgattataATATCTTTAATTTAAGAGTTGAGACGCAAGTTTagtaaaaatttatttctaatatattcttgctaactttttaaaatatcaaCAAGATAATTAGGAGAgttttaataatgaggaaaaattgttatggaaaaaaaacaattattatatatgtatttatctataaatatataaagtatttaatttatttttaatatgtatttttatattttaatatatattttatacgaataaTTAATTGGATGACTAATTTTtactataaatatattattatagttaaattaaaattatatatgtctAAAGACAGTTAAATGATCAAAATTAAgaatatgataaataaataattcaaattatatatttaataataaataaaaaaacaagaatttatatacagtATAACTaggtatcttttaaaaattatttattattcagtttaaaaaaaaactaaaaaataaataactttttataaaagtgagtagttaaattaattaaataatattatttaaataaaaaaaattgactaaaattgaaaaattaaaagataaatagcaTTTCTCATTTATATATAAACATGTACACATATCAATCCgccattaaaaaaaatcatatggaTAAAAAAAAATCGTCACTCGTCATAGAATTCTAATTATTACAAATTTAGAATATCTATTCCAGTTAATCAAAGGAAAGATATTAAAGATCTACGTAACACATTCGTTCTATTCAAACGTATGCAACAACAATTTTCTCTGGGAGGAAATAGATGCCCAttacaatttaatactttacttcCTCAATCATCACTtcataatttttgtaaatatgagagaaaaataaATCATTTATAGTATTGGATGTTTTGACTTTTGAATGATACTCTGTTTTTTTTTGGATGTGGATGATAAGAAAGACGTAAACGAAATTTCACAACAGTAGCTGACGAGCTGGTGTATATAATAACTGAAAGACGTTAATACAATTAGAAAGGGAACCAAGTAGCATGTGTAACTGCCGTGAATTTCAATTTGAATTGTCCAATTTTGCATGCCCATGTACGAATTTTGAGTTTCAACTAAAGTAGGCCCAGGGTTAAAAAGCAATTCAATAAAGCTACTTATTGCGAAATTGATTCTGTGCAAAAGTTGCATTTTATTCTTTCTTCCACTAAATTTACCGAAAATTATGCTATTAAATTATGGAAAATTCTACGGTGCTTATAAAGATTTTTAGCATAGTATGCTGATTTTGCGTGGCAATATGAAAAATCACCACGTAGGATGAGAATGGTTGTGAGACGGAACAGGAGAAGCATTCCGTTCTACAAGAGTAACTTATGCGTGGTAGTTAGTTTTATAATTAGTtgataagataatttaaaaattaagaataaaaactatttaaaaataaatataaaaattttataagttatttaaattttagaaggtataaaatttataaatttaaattaaataaaatatttaaaaaaatgtttaattattctattagtctttatagttttgcgaaatttttaattaggtctatattttttttcttttgattaggtccctgcaccaaattttttttcaattagatttcTTTTAGTAGTGATTGGCTTAATTTTAGAgggatccaactaaaaaaaattggtgcaaggacccaaataaaataaaaaaagtgtatggactcaattaaaaaaaaattggtgcaaggattcgattaaaaggaaaaaaagtatagggacttaattaaaaatttcgtgaaacggaccaacaaagtaattaaatctaaaaaaatttattatgttattattatgtgtaataaaattaaaataaacatttataaagtaattatttataaacatcatataagtttatttatttattttttaacggtatttaatttgaagcaaagatagatattatattcaaaatattttttatctttatggataattttaaattttatattcaatttattaaattatttttaattttattatttttcaaaattattaatttatacttttattatattcATGTTTTATCAATTTTTAGCAAATTAAGGTAGTTCAATATTTAATGGTCTGGGTTCGATATCTAGCTAATTCatgttttattatattaatattttattgatatttaattaAGTCTctgtacttttttttccttttaatcgaGTCTTTGcaccattttttttaattgggtctctacatttcttttttttcttttattaggtTCTtgcactaatttttattttaatttgatcccTATAGAATTAAGCCAATTATTGTTAAGagtgacttaattgaaaaaaaaatttgatacaaaaatctaattaaaaaaatataaagacttattaaaaattttgtaaaactttaaaaactaacagaataattaaactttttcttaatatttaatttaatttaaatttataaattttatacattctaaaatttaaataacttataaaatttttatatttatttttaaatattttttattcttaatttttgaattatcttATAAACTAGTTATAAAACTAACTACCATGCATAATTATTTTGAACGGGATGCTTCTTCTATTCTGTTTCATAACTATTCTCACTCTACGTGTCAATCTTTTATATTGTCACACAAAATTAGCATATTATGCTGAAAACGTTGATAAGTACAGTAgaatttttcttaaattattgTATCATACTTGAGATGTGAAAAAGCCTTTAGAagacttaaattattttttataggaaaatataaataaattcttaATCTTTTTATACATAGACATTTAAGTCATTTAAGATTAAATAATACATTTAAGTTTTTTATCTTTAAGATTACAAGATAATTATACCCTTATGTAGAGTTgagattaaaaatataataaaaaatatcaatttagaaaaaaaataatgatgtgTTCATTACGGTAATAACGTAAATAATTggtaaaaaattaaagaacaaataGGTCCCCGTGCATCACTATCGTCATCCATAACCATTATCATGTTGCGAATCTCTTCCTCCCTCCACCCTCCGTCTCTTAGCTTTCAGACCGACCCTTCCATACACCCACCAATCTCCCCTTTAAACATTCTCCACCACCACTTCTTTGCCATATCTTCCTCCATCACCTCTTCCATCATCTCCGACCAAAAAGAAAACTAATTTCGTTATTTATCATCTCTTTTCACTTTTCACCTTGGTCACTTTTTCGAGAAAATGAGAAAAATCTTGCACATCTAGTGTGGCCAATGTGGCAACCAGATTGGTGCCGAATTCTGGAAAGTGGTCTACGACGAGCATGATATCGATCACACCAAAAAGTATAATAGTGATTTAGAGCTCTAGCTTGAGCACATCAATGTCTATTACCACGAGGCCAACGGCAGAAAGTACGTGCCACGCGTCGTCTTGATGGATTTGGAGCCTGAAACCATAGATTCAATTAGATCCGATTCGATTGGGCAGATCTTCTACCCCGATAATTTTGTGTTTGGGCAGTCCGATGCGGGTAACAATTAGGCCAAAGGTTACAACATGGAGAGAGCTGAGCTCATCGACTCTATCTTGGATGTTGTTAGGAAGGAGGCTAAGAATTATGATTGCTTAGCTTGCAGGGATTTCAAGCCTGCCATTCTTTGGGAGGTGGCATTGGCTCAGGCATGGAAACCCTTCTCATCTCAAAGATCTAGAAAAAATATCTAAACTATAtgatattgatattttttatctcATTTGGTGACACAGGGATGTAACAATGCCAGTAAATAGGGATGAGCTGCGGAGCCTGATTCAACATGCACCACATAAAGCATGTGGTCTGGGTCGGGTCTCGGGATCGGGGCCCCCAAAAAAGGTGccaaaatatggtttttgagacTTGACGGCAAAGGATGGAGGAGGTTGGTAGGTTGAGAAGGAATTGGAGCTACTGATTGGAGGAGGAACGCGAGTAGGGCTCAATGGGGTTCAACGTCCAAATGCGTCGTTTTGATGCACATGGACCTATTGGTCCTTTAACTTTTTGCCAACCATCCACATCATCATCGTAACGGACACATTACTATTCTCCCCTTCAGATTAGTATTTTCCGTTACGTTTTTAACCCCAACTTCACATAGGAGTATAATTGTCACGCGTTATTAAATGTGTTTTTCAATCCTAAAGGACTTAAATGTCCACGTGTAAAAAGGACTTGTTTAAACGGtttagtgagctaaccactagaccaacccaacttagtTGGCTTAGATTATCATTAATTAGCATAAATTGTTCACTACAATCAGGCACGAACTGACACAGGAAAAAGTGGGGAGGGAGCACTTGCTCCCACtgaaatttcatttttttaattatatctatatataatatgtccccactctaaattttaaatgaccTTACTACAAATAAACTAAGCTCAATTACTCATATTTTGCATTTGATAAGAAGAAGTTAATTCGTTTAGTTGAATTTTATCCATAtgaattctcttctactcaattTTTGGCACTTGATAGTTAACTTGAGAATTTTATATTGGATATGTATCTtgatgatcaattctcaaatatAAATGGAATTGGTAGATTATCTCAAAAGTTAGTtgagacaaaaaaatatattatttatccaTTGGTGTTTTTTCTGTTGAAATTAGCTTTTATTCTATCCGTGACAATGGCATCAGTTGAAAGAACATTTTCTGCTATGAATATAATAGTCGATTTCATAATCAAATAAGAAACGAGTGGTTGAATGATTGTTTAGTTACATATAAGAAAGAGAGACATTCAATCAAGTTGATAATGAAACacttattcaacatttttaaaatatgaaaataagaagAGAAGTACCTTTAAAATTTATCCAATTCACGAgatttctttatt includes:
- the LOC112708988 gene encoding uncharacterized protein, yielding MEVVGSAMFSLAQKFKVCRHRLVQWQKTHKANSRKEIEDLQAKLEELRVAGINGGEEVTSLEKKLELAYLKEESYWREKSRVKWIKEGDQNTRFFHQKFQSRMRRNIIWRLVGRDNEIASKPEDIAKIAEDYFCDIFTSSCSADMNPYLEDLEPKVTPSINRRLQRLITMDEVKRATFSVHAQSAPGDDRFTAKFFHFFWDIVGGDVFKEVRSFFYSGRILKSFNHTQICLIPKVPDANDMTQSAPNTSQSILELLEIYEDFSGQKVNLNKSAIFFSHNTPQNTRLAIAQTLNIEHIGAQDKYLGLPSIVQKSKKATFGAIKDKVQKRIMGWKRSLLSSGGRHTLLRAVGEAISIYTLSCFKLPDMLLTEIHSMLSQFWWGQKGAERRMVWIKWDTMTRPKKDGGLGIKDLRAQNLALLGKQCWRLMKYPNSTLSRMVKAKYFRYTDFLHAEIGSVPS